The region CACAAAACAcctgccaagtgtgaagccgaatGGATGAACggacatacagacagacatattTCTGGAATTATacaagagacagacacaaataaagtcATCGGCAACACAATCCTTTCAGAAAGGTCTCATTTACACAAGCAGACGTTTTGCTGTAATGTCTCTTCAGCGGTCTCACCAAGTGGTTTGTTATTTGTCCTAGACTCACGACGAACTCAGCACttttattcatctttgaatctgCCGACATTTCCTAATCTCTCTGAAGTCTTTTTCCAACCGAGGCGATCTATCAACCACAAACGCTCCCAAGGATCCGATGTGCTGCCTCCAGGTGTCGTGAAATATTTGTGTGAGGGTGCGGTATGTGATGATCCCCCGTCAAACCCTTCTTCTGCCTTCGGCCGCACGGGGGCCTCGTCCTCGGGACCTCGGCCACGCCGGTGAGAAGTAGCCTACACAAGGAGCTTTGTGCTCCGGGGTACATTTCACAACAGTGCAGCAAAACTAGCAGTGAGTCAACCAGAGAAGTCACATGAGAACACTTCgccgaagaagaggaggagaacagtgagagagagagagaggacacagaaAGAGTTTTAAAGTACTTgcactttatttgtgtttgtcaatTTTCTGctactttttatttcctctgcaaTGTGGAGGGCTTCTTTACAggtttcaataaataaatgatatgatttgatcatttataTAATAAATTGCAGTTCCTCCCTAACTCAATACGAGTACCAGTTAGAGGCCGAAAGAGGTAAATATCCTTCAGTATTTTACAAACGTTACAGAATAGTTGAAAATATATACTTTCTTCTCTTATACTTTCTCCACCGCActaaagtacttttactttactgaaAACGTTTCCACAATCGAGATCTGTTTGTTCATCTCTTATTTGATCAGTTGTGTGGTTCTGGCTGTTTGCAGACATTAACTTCAACTGTAAAATTGGGTTTGtacattatctggagttttgctttcacatgtgaagaacgcagcaggacgTCCTGCCCCTCTGGAAAATCTCTGCCCGAACTTCAGTGATTGTCTAGAAGCAGCTTATGAGTGATTTAGCTGCTGTTGCACTACGATGTTCCTTTGGGATTCCCAAAGAGATCAATCTAAAGGTAATTTATCTGTTAGCTAATACAAACATGGAACGCTAACACGCTGCACTTTACCTTTGATTCTTTAAGTACATTTTCCTGATAATGATTCTGTACTTTAAGTGCTATTGGTAGAAAAGTGATTAATATTTGAACTTTGGTATTAGAGTATTTTAAATGGTGGGATTGGCACAAAAAAGTATCTGAGTATAtaacttcctctctctgccgTCGTTCTCACCAGCTAAACAGCTCTTATTAAACAGACTAAACTCCAAGTGGAACAATCAATGGACATGTGATAACTAACATTCTTTGCACAGGCcattaaaataaactgtgaatGGGTGTAAAGTGTTTTCAGTATTGTCTGAGCTCCTATCATCTCCtacattgatttgtttgggGAAGAGACTCTCAGCCAAAGTCCATACACACATGTTGAGCAGCTCAGGCCACTTGTTGTACAGTGAACGACGATCATTACAgttcatatatgtgtgtgtgtgtgtgtgtctgggttcAGGGTTTTAAAGATCACATATTCCAGTTTCAACATTGACATGCAGCCTAATTCAATGAACCGAAGGTCAATTCTAAAGtcatttacttttctttgtTGCAAGTTTTCTGCTGACGGACAGGGAGTGCTAGCAAAACGATTAGTCTTTGGACGTCCCCCTCGCCTTTGTGTCGTAATTGAATTTATCCTCTCAGTCCTCTGCCTCATGTAAAGCGATTTTCAGGCTGACTGAGCAGGAGGTTGTAAGTCTGCCGGACGTCGACACTCGGGATCGACCCgggggaagatggagagaagcGGCTCGGAGGTGACGGAGGTGACAGCGGTTGAAGCGAGTGGCGGGTAGGTGGGTGAAAGGTCAAAGGGACCAGAGCTGATGGAGGTTTGTGAGGTAGAGCAGACGACAGGTGATTTGTTTTCACCACCGCTGCAGTGTTGCTTTGTTGGTGTGAATGTATTTTGGGTTAGATCCTCATATattctcctctttgtttctgcaAAGCTCTAATGATTGCGTTGGTTTTTCAATCGTCTGGAGCAGATACTTCACTTGCTTCTGATAATGCATTGACTCTGCATGTTGAGGCTTTATTGCATCttatttgactttgttttacatttggaaATAAACCATAGACAGTGGGGGtccacaaaaacagaaatatcccactgatgctgctgcactttcggccaaaataaagaaaatgtaatttatctaTGACTCTTTTTAATTATAGACATAGAATTATATTTTATCAGTAACTCTGGAAACAATCCAAGAAACACTAACGACTTTTTCAGCATGAAATGAtattgagggtttttttttcagctgtaaAAAAGTAAAGTCATCTAATTtgttgaaaaagtaaaaacacacagcaagTACATTCCCTGGTGAATGAGGTGAATATCTCCAGAGGCAAAAGATAAATCCACGCTCAAGATTCAGACGCTCAAAGAAAGTCACAGATACATGAAGTTTTCTAGATTTGACCCAAAGTGCAGCAGTATGTGGGTGTTACTTCTGAAGCACTGCCATAATAAAGTTTGTGATATGAAGCTACGGTGTGAAAAGTTTTCATTtataacataaaaaacataatttttatattcatgacacaaattaaaaaaacataggATATGTGTTCTTATTTTGAGAGACTAAAAGTAAAACCACAGCAACAATAACAGTTTTACCAAtagagtgaaaataaatgtcagtttaaacaaagaacaaataaatCTATAAAGGGAACATAATACCCTTTAGATCATGAAGTGGTCATAAACTCATTTAGCTAAATAGTGAGGACAAGTCGAGTACACTCACCAGAGCAGTCGCTGTTATTATACAGTGGAAAAGAGCGAAGGCAACGATTCCCTGTGCACACATGATGTCTTTTCtccaacagagctgaagttcaCTTTCCAGGCTCACTCAgatcattttctcctcctcaggttgTGTTGAAGACACTTGAATCCCAGAGTTAAAGACTCTTCTTCTGCTCCAGTGCCTCATCAGAGCTCCATCTTAAGATCTGGGCTCTGGTCACATCCGGACAGGGTGTTTTATAGATGTCTCAttgtcttctgtcctctccttgAGGCTCAGTGGACAGGTTTGGATAATggtgctgacagtgtgtgttctgagggagaggagagctGTGAcagaaacctcctcctcctgcacttcTTTGGTCTGTAGTCTGTTGGAGATGGGTTGGTCTTGATTGGCTGCAGCCTCCACCTCACTTAACTCTTTGTTCTCCTCTGTGGTCAATCTGTCTCCATCTGATCTCCTACAGACGGGTTTGTTTCAGACATTATTGATCCTACAaccaaatatattaaataatactTTAAATTACAtacatcaacacattttttttataaaataaaacgcAGTGTAATGCAACCGGAATATTTGTACAAAATGGAGGacacaataaaatcaaatagaAACAAGGTGTAGCGATAATATCTGATATGATTTGGAGTCAGAGGGTCACATCACATGGAAGCTTTTAAAAACAAGGGAGTTATCTCTAATGATGGCTGAATGTTCGTTAAATATCCAACTCAAATTTCCCccatagaaataaataaaggattGAAGACAATATATACGATATTAACAAGGcaaacacattaataataataataaatgtagtgTTTTGAACAATTCATTGTGGAGAATCAGCTGTAAGTCCTTTGTTACCTTgtagttgatgatgatgatgatgatgttataACATGATCATAACAGAGGTCAaaaattttactttttcatCAAACCTAAAAAGAGAGAATTtgaacttttaatttgaaagtccAGTCTGTGACGTCACAGTAACCAGGAAGTGCCGGGTTCACAACAAGGGCAGAAGCAGCAGCGTGTTTCTCTCTAAAGACTGTGAGTTCACTTCCGCTCTGGTTTCATTCATTTACTCAGTGCTCCTGAATTAACaggcgcgtgtgtgtgtgtgtgtgtgtgtgtgtgtgtgtgtgtgtgtgtgtgtgtgtgtgtgtgtgtgtgtgtgtgtgtgtgtgtgtgtgtgtgtgtgtgtgtgtaaagggcATGGTGGGGGCGGCGGTGCTGCGGGCTCTCCGGACCCCGCTCCCCCGGTCACTGGCGGcggcctcctgcagctgctctgccCCGGTGAAGACCCTCCTCCCGCCGGCACCACGTGTGTTGCCTCCCCCGTGGAGCGGCTGCTCTGTCCGgccgctgcagctctgctccgcCCTGTGTGCGGGACACAACAAGTGGTCGAAGGTGAAGCACATTAAAGGACCCAAAGACGAGGCGAGGGGGAGGATGTTCATGAAGCTCGGCATGATGATTAAAATAGCAGTGAAAGGTGAGGGTGCAGAGGGACTGTCACGTCCTCACGGTCCTGCCCTGGACCGCAGCTCATCTTTGCACTTCTTGTGGTTTCTCCCGCAGAAGGTGGATCAAACCCGGAGCTGAATATTAACTTAGCTCAGCTACTGGAGCAGTGCAGGAACAAGAACATGCCCAAAGCCGCCATAGAGACTGCCATCAAGAATGCGGTAGGTTGACAACCCTGGCACAGTGAAATACATGGTggcatttaaataaagaaacaatccTCAGAAGAGCCAAGGCCCAACTGATTCGATTCAGAGtcaatgaagctgcaccaagttTCACACAAtcttaaatatcagttccctgaacatgtctgttttttccatcaaggtctctcaaatataaaaaaaaaagaacgatTAATGTGCTGCCTCGTTCATGTGTTCTCTCCTGGTTCTGCAGGAGAAAGCCAAACCAGTGTCCCAGCAAATGTTTGAAGCTCGGGGGCCTGGTGGATGTCTGCTGCTCATCGAGGTCCTCACTGACAACAACACCCGCAGCCACCAGGAAGTTAAACGGCTGCTCAGCAAGAACGGGTCAGATATAGAAATGTATACTATTACAAAACTGAAATTTCACTATCTCACAAAACCTTTGGATAAAGGATTCTCAAAGGGAAATGATTTTTACAGCAGTATTGTTTTGCACAGgtcataaatacaaatacattagaAAGTAGAGAGTAAGCaaatatacaacacacacaaatgatgtGTTCAAAAAAGGTTGATGTGATGTTACTGAAGGTGTAATCTTCTGCTTGTCCACAGTGGGGCGCTGTCTGACGGGGTCCGCCACAACTTCACCAagaggggggtggtgggggcGGCGGGGGACACCATCTCGGCGGAAAGAGCTCTGGAGCTGGCCATCGAGGCCGGAGCCGAAGACGTCCAAGAGacggaggatgaggaggagcagccTCTCCTGAAGGTCAGAGACGAAGAGACGTCTCCTCAGTGCAGACACGAGGAGACAAAGATGCAAagagaaatgaataaatcaaattcagAGAGATCCAGAGATCATGTCACGGTCCTGAACATCCTAAAAACTGAGTGTTGATTTAGTTTCATCCTGCTACAGTTGAACTAATAGTTTGATTTGCTTTCCCTCCAGTTCATCTGTGACACGACGGAGCTGAGCAAGGTGCGAGCCTCGCTGGAGAAGCTGGGGATGCAGATTACGTCTTCTGAGGTGGAGTTTATTCCGAGTAACATGTCGTCTCTGGACCAGGACCAGCTGGACGCTGCTTCATCACTAGTAGAGGCTCTGACTGACTGTCCTGACATAGTTAGAGTGTGGGACAATATCCAGGCTGCCAGCTGAGTACGACCCCTTGGACACCGGGCGGGACACAGAATAGTCCGCGTGTGgaatatttaatttcacaaaGAATGGTTTTGACAACCTTGTGCATCAGTCGGTTCTGATACTGAAGCTTGTTTTGTCATTGTACGTTTTTGGCCATTTTGAAATCATCTATGTGGAAATAatggaagagaaaataaactctGGTTCTTGGTAAAATGTAAAGTGATGCTTTCTGTTCAGTTTTCTCAGACTGCACTTTTCTACAGCAGCCAGTCAGAAGCATAGAACCCTCACTAGAGTGCCTCCATCTGCCAAagctcaacagtccccttatgaaaccacatttcagtTCACGAgatccagatttatatttggatcAGCACCGAATTCCACGTCTGTCAAATCTcgcaatgtaaaaaaaaaaaaaaaaaatacatggatccgccccctgaaaCTGATCCGCACCAAGATTTCCATGTTTCATGTTCCAAGAACCATGTTCTTCCCTTGGGTCACGCCCACACCCCATCCCTCATGGAAATCAGGCTCGTAGTTTTTTGTGCAATTcgactgacaaacaaacaaaaggagacGAAACCTTCTTAGCGTGAtaatttgtgtttggtttttgtctttcaagaaaaaagtttagATTACctctttaaaaagttttaagATTAGACTTTTTCCTATTtgaaaaatcatgaaaaactgtgtatttatgttaaattgattttttttttttaagtatacAGACGACTGAAGGTTAGAGCTAAAGGACATTTGGAGCCAATGTCATCACAGGTCATTACCCCCTCATATTACTGAAGTCAGTCAATAGGATCCCACATTACCAGTATACATGCAACATATTGAGCGGCTGCTATACATTCAGCTGATTTGATGTTTTTGCATCGCAGCGTCATGTATGTCACAGCCTGAACTATATTTTAAATGTCCATTACCAAAGCCAGCTGCCCACGAGAATGTTGAAATGCTAATTTGATGTTAATGGGGAAGTCCTGTGTCACAGCTCTAAGCCTATTTGCTCTGTTTATCAATGCCCCTCATAGATTTTTCTGTCAGTTCCTCTCAGCTATAGTATGGCATCGATTGTGTTCCAGTGTTGGCGAATGTCGCGCTGCAACATGCGAGCTGCAGGCCAGTCCTCTGTGCCCCCTGTGCCAGAGCGGAGGGTTCAGCATTGACGTCTGCgtccaacagaaaaaaatagacgtgcatttgttttgtgtaaatatGAAGCAAGAAAGAGGAGAGTGAACTTTTTTTTGAACATATTCGTCCAAACAAAATGTTCAGGACGATGAATGTTTGAGTCATGGCTGCGCGCTGGTCAAGGTCGAGGAGGATCTGATATTCTGGTGTCAAATCAGGTGAGTTAAAACCTGAGAACTGACAGACTGGTGACAGCACATTGTTCTAACCCTAACACCTTGAGACTGAACTTCCTGTGTTTGGGTATTTTTGGGAGTGGCAGTGCTTGATGGGCATTCTGGGAAATCAGAGAGGAATTGGTTAAAGGGTGGGGTACTGAATATTAAACATCCCTGAGTACATCACTTTTTTGAGTCTAGGGAAAAttcagaatgaaaaataaaaaaaattggggggggggggtgcgggTTAATTTCATTTATAGAATTATTAATTGACAGCATAAGTCTAAATTGGGGAGAGTTgggaagacatgcagcagacagacttttttcatttatataaaacGTTTTTTATATAAGCTTCTGTATATGGAGGAGAACTAGCAGGCGCCAAATACACGGAGGCTTACATTTGGCAAGTTGcatgtaaatgaatgaaagGAATCCAGAGCTGAAGTCCAGTACAGCGAGGAAAGTACATCACTGACACAGTAATGGGAGTACTAGTTGTAGTAAGCAAATGTCTTTCAAGGAAGACAAAGTATTATACAAAGTAgaggttgttttcatttctgtggcctaaatctaaataaatgatGGGATAACCTGTAATCCAGCAGAGCTCCATGTCTGAGTCAGACCTTATGAAGAGCGGGGGACCAGGAAGCAGGGGCCCTGAATGCTGCTCGCCTCCAACCCCCAGGACGGAGCTGCTCAGTCCCTCCAAGGTGAAGGACCGCTCTCAGAACGTCACAGAGAAGGTCACGCAGGTACGGGGGCCAAGAACCTCGCACAGGGCTCAGTCTCGTGCTGCGTGCGTCATTCTTGACCCAATTTCAAGGGAGAGTCTGTGACTTTGATGGCCTGTGATGCTTTAGAGGATTGTCAGGTTCATTttagaaaccacatttaatcaTTTTGGATTTAAAGAGGCTTCCAGGAAGTTGACATGATGGAAAACCGTTGTAATTAACGTGCTGGTGGAAAAATCAGTAGTTAGTTTCGTGGCGTAATGTTTTTCTCCTGGGTGTGAAAAGCAAATTTACATTTAGCCACAGTTCAATTCAGACCTGCTGCTGCCGCAGCCCCGAGGCTGAGCATTCTGCATCACTGCATCTGCAGGACGCtgatatgaaataaatacaaagggAGACTTTGCAGTGACCTGCGACCTTGGTGCACGGGGTCACATGTTGATCCCTGTCTGCACGTCTGTTTATCTGATGATCTTTCCAGGTACCTGTTTATGAAGCTGTGTTTTATATCAGTGAGATTCATCAGGGCAGcaaacatcattttaaaattgggtgagagagaacaagaggacTTTGGCAGCACATGAACTCAATCGTGTGTCTGTGACGCCCAGTTTATCATTACAGCCCTCCAGGCCCGCAGCATCCTGCACTCAGTCAGCTCTGGCCAGGTTGATTACAGCACTCTGCTGCTTTATCTTtgctgtagtttttatttttttgcgaTCCTGAAATATGATGCTATAAATACTAAGTGGTCTGAGATTCACCGATGACACGATGGTCAAGGATTTGTTGGACATTCAAGGTCGCAAAACTGGAGCACGCAGTCTCCAGCAGCTCGATCAAAACAGTGCGTCTTCTAGAAAGGTCAGTTGGGTGGGATCACCTTTGgaatttctgctttttcttccaGAGAATGTATTTGGTTTAGtgtctttttttcaaattgcaACTCATAGTTTCACATAAAAGTCTGAGATTCTGTGTTTATGCATAACAATCATTGCATACCCCTGCATTCTTCATGCTCAGGTACTTTCTCTGGAGTCTGATGTACTTCCTGAATACAAACTCCAGGTGCCAGAGACAACATGGTGGATCTTGCTTCACTACAGCCCCTTCAAGGCGTTTTGGGACTGGATAATTCTCCTGCTGGTCCTCTACACGGCCGTTTTCACTCCTTACTCAGCCACCTTCCTCTTGGACGAGCACGGGGATTTACGTCAAAGGATTTGTGGCTACACGTGTAACCCTCTGAATGTGGCAGACCTCATGGTGGACGTGTTGTTTATTGTGGATATAGTCATCAACCTTCGCACGACGTACGTGGACAAGAACGACGAAGTGGTCACACAGCCGAGCCGGATCGCCAAGCACTATATTAAAGGCTGGTTCCCCATTGATCTGTTTGCAGCGATCCCCTTTGACCTTCTCATATTCAGATCTGGCTCTGATGAGGTAAGAACTATGATTGTTCTCATTGTTTGAATTGaacatataattattatataagtTATCCTGAGATATAACTGTGCTGTTACAAAAACAGCTCTGCCAAGATGGTCCTGTTTTCAACCCTGTCCGTGTGTTTGTTCGTGACCAAGATTACACAAagacaactgaacagattttcacGAGACTTGGTTGAAGGAtacagtatgggtcagggaaaaaTCCATTACATGTTGGTGCAGTTTTGAATCAATGGGCAGAGCTAACTACTGAATTCCGTTCTAGTTTCCAACTcaggattcttccctgacccagacagcatccttccaccaagcttTGCGGGAGTCCATCTCGTAGTCTTTccgtaatcttgcttacaaccaaaccaaccaacaaacaatcAATGGTCGTGGGTAAAAATGTAACCCCCTTGGTGGAGGTCAAGTTTTTTAAAGCTACTCTTCATTGAATGGTCATTTCCTTGCCTAAAATCTTCCTCCCTGTTGTTATCGGACACCAAAGATGGCAACCTTAACAAGCCTGCTGAAAACGGCTCGGCTGCTACGATTGGTCCGGGTGGCAAGAAAACTGGACCGGTACTCGGAATACGGAGCGgccgtcctcttcctcctcatgtGCACCTTCGTACTCATCGCCCACTGGTTGGCCTGCATTTGGTACGCCATCGGCTTTGTGGAAAGGCCTTACACAGAGACTGGCTGGCTGGACAACCTGGCTGAACAACTGGGCAAGACGTACAACGACAGCGACTCCAGTTCCGGTCCATCGGTCAAAGACAAATACGTCACTGCTCTGTACTTCACATTGAGCAGCTTAACGAGCGTCGGGTTCGGCAACGTTTCTCCAAACACCAACTCCGAGAAGATCTTCTCCATCTGCGTCATGGTCATCGGATGTGAGTTGAACAACACTGTTGCATTGTAAAAAACACTGGCCTGGGGATGTTTCACTTTTTGAAAGGACAAATCAGGATTTttacttggatctgcaccaaattacagaCACTCATAAACGTTAGTGTAATAAACTTGCCCaatttgtttcatcaagatccttgaattattctcttATTCACTGAAGATTGAATGAGTCAGCAAATCTTCTGGGTCTTATTGTTCTATTCTGTGTGTCCTCTTCTGTCTCAGCTCTAATGTATGCCAGCATATTTGGGAACGTGTCTGCCATCATCCAGCGGCTGTACTCAGGTACAACCCGCTACCACACCCAGATGCTGCGAGTCAAAGAGTTCATCCGATTCCACCAAATCCCAGGTTGCCTGCGTCAAAGGCTGGAGGAGTACTTCCAGCACGCCTGGTCCTACACAAATGGCATCGACATGAACGCTGTaagtaaaaacagagaaagtttGCATCTGGGTGTTCAGGGTCAGGTTTTGCATCTAATCGCTGATAATTTGGTTTTGTCTTCTCTTATTCAGGTGTTGAAGGGGTTTCCAGAGTCTCTACAGGCCGACATCTGTTTACACCTGAACAGATCCCTGCTGCACAACTGTAAGGCTTTCCGCGGAGGCAGTCAAGCCTGTCTGCGCGCCTTGGCCAAGAGGTTCAAGACAGTCCACGCTCCTCCAGGCGATACCCTGATCCACTACGGAGACATCCTGGACTCACTCTTCTTCATCTCGCGTGGTTCGATCCAGATCATCAGGGATGATGTGGTAGTAGCCATATTAGGTAACATCTAATTACAAAGTCGCCCCTGAAAAGCTccaaaattaaactttaaatacaacagctactcaaataaaaagtgtCCATGCTCCTGCAGAAAGGAATGACATCTTTGGCGAGGCTATCCACCTGTATGATGATCCGGGGAAGTCCAACTCCGACGTGCACACCATCACCTACTGTGACCTGCACCGCATCCTGAGGGACGACCTGATGGAGGTGCTGGATATCTACCCCGGCTTTGCAGACAACTTCTGGAGGAACCTGgagatgacctttgacctgagaGACGTACGTTGTTATGAAAAAACGATTAAGGTCTGgacattatatattttacagaacCATAATGTCTTTGTTTCCCTGCGTTCATCAGGCTGATCAAGTGCCGCCAATAATAACAACTGATGATTCTGGAGACGACTGTGGATATCACCACAAGCCAAGACACAAACTCCACTCCCTGGACTGCAGGATTAGACCAGGTGAGATATGTTGACACTAGTTGAGTGTTTTTATAACAATCTTCCGATAAATTACTGTGTAGTTGTACCGCAAAGAAGTATTACTGATGATGTAACATGGAATTTGCTGGAACAGTCTCTGGCCTCTGGAGAGGGATTCATGTGTAGACAAATACTGTAACTTCAGTTCCTGAAATTCTTCTCTGTGAACAGATGGAATCGATCATGAGGATTCGTACCCCCTTCAGTCCCTCCGTCATCGTCACTCACCCTCCCAGGCCCACTGGGACGACCACTGCAGCTGTGGATCCCCGTGCTCCCAGTCCAGCGAGGACCTGGCGACGTCTCTTGCTCACGATGCCAAAGTCGAGCGTTATCCTCCAGAAGATTACCCCCCCTCTGTGGTGCAGCTGCTGCCCCCGAGTGGCACATCAGTGGGGAATGAAGCAGTGATGGACAGAGGACACCAAGGTGGGCCGACAACCTTCTTGATTGTCCCAGAAGGAGACACAAGATGTTGgtgtttcattttgatttaatgtATTTCTGCTCTATCCCTTCAACATTATGGACACGCTGATTACTAAAATCTAATTATATGGAttaaacttgttttattttcctcagctTCATCTTTGAATGTACCAGCTATGTATCGTTACTGGCCAGACCAACAGTCACAACAGTTTTCCGGCCGCACGTGGCGATCGTCTTCTGTCCGCAACTCATACCACCCACCGCCGTTCACAGAAGAACGGCCCAGTGAGCTCGAGTCTCGACTGGAGGTTTTACATTCACAGCTCAACAGGTGAATTTTAGACTCTGTTGAGCCCCTTGATATCctgtgtatgtttaatttaattttaagatTCATCAAAAGAGCATTTTTACTGTGATTTACTTCAAATGTCCTGCCACATGTCCTGGACTTACACGACCCTCTTCTCCAGACTGGAGACTCGTATGACGGCCGACATCAACGTcatcctccagcttctccaGAGGCAGATGGCTCCTGTGCCTCCAGCTTACAGCACTGTATCATCCAGTACCCTCCCCTCCAACTCACCCAGCCTGTATGGGACTGGGACGCCAGCGCTGCACAGCATGTTTCCCGTCTCTCCCATACAGATGGAAGGCAGAGCACCCACACAGGTAAGGACTAACACCACAACTAGAAGGTCTCCAAGGGAAGCCACATCTAAAGTCACTCTATTCAGAgttgtatttggatctgcactaaattaagattcatttaaatattccctgagaaataatggtaaagaaagtgaaaattatTCCTTGGCTTTTacataaaaagttaaaaatgttcATGTCTTCTCTCCACAACTCGACTGACCTTACATTCGCCAAGAGGTCCCAGGAGTCTCTGTCCAGCGGTATCCCCGTGACCGTGGCCTCGGACGACACCACGTTCATGACCGTCACCCCCGAAACTGAGACCCGTCCGGGGTTAACTCCGCGGCTGCCCCAGCCGTCAGACAAATCCTCTCTGGTGGAGAACCCCAGGCTCTGTGGGAGCCTCCGCTGCCCGTCGCTGCCGGGGAACCTGGACATCAGCTCAGGACTGTCTGAGATCCAGAAACATCTGTCTGACCCGGTGCTGCCCGTCATCTGAACACCTGCAGTAGAagagttttcatgacaaacaGTGTGACTGAGAGAAAGTAGTTAAACACAGCTGCTTACAGACGTGAGGGAGAGTCCAATAATCTGCTTTCATTACAGGAAGTAGT is a window of Paralichthys olivaceus isolate ysfri-2021 chromosome 21, ASM2471397v2, whole genome shotgun sequence DNA encoding:
- the kcnh6b gene encoding voltage-gated inwardly rectifying potassium channel KCNH6 isoform X2, translating into MFESWLRAGQGRGGSDILVSNQSSMSESDLMKSGGPGSRGPECCSPPTPRTELLSPSKVKDRSQNVTEKVTQVLSLESDVLPEYKLQVPETTWWILLHYSPFKAFWDWIILLLVLYTAVFTPYSATFLLDEHGDLRQRICGYTCNPLNVADLMVDVLFIVDIVINLRTTYVDKNDEVVTQPSRIAKHYIKGWFPIDLFAAIPFDLLIFRSGSDEMATLTSLLKTARLLRLVRVARKLDRYSEYGAAVLFLLMCTFVLIAHWLACIWYAIGFVERPYTETGWLDNLAEQLGKTYNDSDSSSGPSVKDKYVTALYFTLSSLTSVGFGNVSPNTNSEKIFSICVMVIGSLMYASIFGNVSAIIQRLYSGTTRYHTQMLRVKEFIRFHQIPGCLRQRLEEYFQHAWSYTNGIDMNAVLKGFPESLQADICLHLNRSLLHNCKAFRGGSQACLRALAKRFKTVHAPPGDTLIHYGDILDSLFFISRGSIQIIRDDVVVAILERNDIFGEAIHLYDDPGKSNSDVHTITYCDLHRILRDDLMEVLDIYPGFADNFWRNLEMTFDLRDADQVPPIITTDDSGDDCGYHHKPRHKLHSLDCRIRPDGIDHEDSYPLQSLRHRHSPSQAHWDDHCSCGSPCSQSSEDLATSLAHDAKVERYPPEDYPPSVVQLLPPSGTSVGNEAVMDRGHQASSLNVPAMYRYWPDQQSQQFSGRTWRSSSVRNSYHPPPFTEERPSELESRLEVLHSQLNRLETRMTADINVILQLLQRQMAPVPPAYSTVSSSTLPSNSPSLYGTGTPALHSMFPVSPIQMEGRAPTQRSQESLSSGIPVTVASDDTTFMTVTPETETRPGLTPRLPQPSDKSSLVENPRLCGSLRCPSLPGNLDISSGLSEIQKHLSDPVLPVI
- the kcnh6b gene encoding voltage-gated inwardly rectifying potassium channel KCNH6 isoform X4, with the translated sequence MFESWLRAGQGRGGSDILVSNQSSMSESDLMKSGGPGSRGPECCSPPTPRTELLSPSKVLSLESDVLPEYKLQVPETTWWILLHYSPFKAFWDWIILLLVLYTAVFTPYSATFLLDEHGDLRQRICGYTCNPLNVADLMVDVLFIVDIVINLRTTYVDKNDEVVTQPSRIAKHYIKGWFPIDLFAAIPFDLLIFRSGSDEMATLTSLLKTARLLRLVRVARKLDRYSEYGAAVLFLLMCTFVLIAHWLACIWYAIGFVERPYTETGWLDNLAEQLGKTYNDSDSSSGPSVKDKYVTALYFTLSSLTSVGFGNVSPNTNSEKIFSICVMVIGSLMYASIFGNVSAIIQRLYSGTTRYHTQMLRVKEFIRFHQIPGCLRQRLEEYFQHAWSYTNGIDMNAVLKGFPESLQADICLHLNRSLLHNCKAFRGGSQACLRALAKRFKTVHAPPGDTLIHYGDILDSLFFISRGSIQIIRDDVVVAILERNDIFGEAIHLYDDPGKSNSDVHTITYCDLHRILRDDLMEVLDIYPGFADNFWRNLEMTFDLRDADQVPPIITTDDSGDDCGYHHKPRHKLHSLDCRIRPDGIDHEDSYPLQSLRHRHSPSQAHWDDHCSCGSPCSQSSEDLATSLAHDAKVERYPPEDYPPSVVQLLPPSGTSVGNEAVMDRGHQASSLNVPAMYRYWPDQQSQQFSGRTWRSSSVRNSYHPPPFTEERPSELESRLEVLHSQLNRLETRMTADINVILQLLQRQMAPVPPAYSTVSSSTLPSNSPSLYGTGTPALHSMFPVSPIQMEGRAPTQRSQESLSSGIPVTVASDDTTFMTVTPETETRPGLTPRLPQPSDKSSLVENPRLCGSLRCPSLPGNLDISSGLSEIQKHLSDPVLPVI